CGCAAATAACCAGATCGGGTCTGGTTTCCAGAGCAATCTGAACTCCGATTTTGCCATTTTCGGCGGTGAGGACATGGTAGTTGGCCAGTTCAAGTATTTCGGCGGTTGTTTCGCGAATGGCTTCGTTATCTTCAATCAAGAGGATGGTTTTCATACGGTAAGCTGAAGGTTATGGTGGTCCCTTTGTTCAATTCACTTTGCAGATGGATGGTCCCCTGCATGAGTTCGACATATCGGGCCACAATGTGTAGTCCCAGGCCGGTACCCGATACATTTGTTGCGTTTTTAGCCCGGAAAAACTGTTCAAACAGGTGTTGTTGATCGTCGGGTGAGATGCCAATACCCTGGTCAATCACCGCTACGGTTATCTGTTGGTTAGCGCAATGCCCTTCTATTTGTATCAAAGTGCCTTCGCCCGAATATTTAATGGCATTCGACAGGAGGTTGACCATGATTTTACGAAGCAGCGAGGGGTCGAGCCAGATCGAAGACGGACTTTGTATCGCTATGTCAACCGTTTGCCCGGCCTTCAATAAACTGCTCATGTCGTGCACCACTTCTTCCACCAGAAGAACAAGATCTACCTGAGCAGGATGCGCCGTAATTTTTCCTTCTTCAAGTCGGCCTACCGATAAAAACTCTTCCAGAATATCGTTGAGGTGTTTGACCGATGCCCGGATGCGTTGCAGGTGTTTCTGGCGTTTGTCCTGCTGGTCGGCGTTGGGGTACTTTTCGATCAGCGAGGTGGAGTTAAGTACGGCCGTAAGTGGTGTGCGAAACTCATGAGATGCCATCGATACGAAGCGCGATTTAAGTTCGCCGAGTTCCCGCTCTGTTTTCAGGGCCTGAGCCAGTTCATCTTTCGATTGCTCCAGTTGCTCCAGCGTATCCATCAAAGCCTGGGTACGGTCGGCTACTTTCTGCTCGAGTTCAGTATTGAGCCGTTCTACGTTGGCTTTTTGTTCCAGCAGTTGCCGTTCGGCTTCTTTTTTGAACGTGATATCGACGATGTAGGCTACGGCGTAGAGTGTATTGTCGAGCCGGAAATAGCCCAGGCTGATTTCGACCGGAAACAGGGTGCCATTCTGACGCTGGGCATACAGATCCCGATTGTGCCCCATCGGTCGGGACTGTGGATTGCTATTGAACGAATGCCGGAGCTTTTCGTGGTACTGGCTGACGCTCCGGGGTACAAGTTGTTCAATCGACACGCCCATCAGGTCATCATCCGCGTATCCGAATAGCTGATTGGCCATGTGATTTGCAGACACAATCTGCCCCTGCTCATTGGCAACAATGATCCCAATCGTAGCCTTGGTAAAAACGGCTTCGTACCGCCGAACGCTGTGGTCCAGCTCACGTTCGGTACGGTGTAGTCGGTCCAGATTGGCGATACGCACCAGCATCATCTGGTCGCCGGAAAATAACTTCAGGGTTATACGTCCCCAGAATGTATCCCCCGTGTACCGTCGGATTTCAGTTTCTTCGTCGACGTGCCCTTTCAGTTTCAGGCGCCCAACCAGATCTGTCCACTCGTCTGACGAAAGGGGATGACTTCTGAACGAAAGCTGAGGCTGACCCAGCAGAAGCTCTTCGGAAGGATAGCCGAGCATTTGCACCCCCGCCCGATTGATGCGTATGTAGTGATTCTGTTGGAAATCATACACGCCCAGGAAGTCATTTTCCTGCTCGAACAGGATGTTCATCAGGGCTGTGGCATCGATGCCTTTAAACATGGAAGGATCTTGGAGAAGTTTATGGTTAGGGGTAGTTGGGAACAAAGTACGGGAATGAAGCTATGTTGATGCAACTTATCGGCTAATAAAATTGCCACTATCCACGCTGTATTAACTAGCACTGGGTGCGTATGAGCATGCGGAGATGTCATGCTTTCGGGAGGCTTGACTGGGGCGTTGATCGATAGCCCATCTGGCTATTCTATTAATATTAGTTCCTTACCTGATTGAGGTCATTTTTTTGCGCCGAATAAACCGCCATCTTCACCCCATTATGAATCGATCAGGCCGATTCAGGAAACAATACGCTTATGAATACAGGCCGCCCAAAACGGTTAGTGCCCAGCGTGACATTGCCCGTGTTACTGACATTTATTCCTACAGACGATAAACCCTATTCGGCAGTGCAGGAAATGGTTAGTGAGTTGCAATATCAGCTTGAGGGAAAAATCAGGGTACTAAAAATTGAAGCGGCAGCTCATCCGGCTATCGTTCGTAGTTTTGGGTTGCAGAGACTTCCGGCCTTCATATTGCTGCTTCAGGGAACCGAGTTGTGGCGACAGGAGGGAATGCCCAACACCAGTTTGCTTGATCTGTTGCCTCGAAATTTGCTACAGGCCTAACCCCTTAGACGGTCGCTGCCACGCGTTATACCCTTCCACCCATACGGTTCCCGCCAGGGAGAGCAGGCAACATTGACCCCATTGAGCAACGGTCAGTGGCGTAAACTGCATGAGATCCCGAATCCCCGGAATCCCTTGTGCAGCGGCCAGCATAAGGGCCGTAACGCCGACAACAGTCCACAAAACTGGGTTTGGCCTTTGTACTGACCGAATCAGCGGCTCTTGGTTTGATCGACGGATGAAGGTTAGCCAGATGTTGCTCATGACCAGGTTGGTAAACGTAAGCGTACGAACCAGATTAGCCGAATAACCAAGTTGCATGGTCACATAATAGATGCCGAGCGTAGTCAGGGTGATAGCCAATCCCTGGATGAGACTCAGGGTTAATTCCTGCGAGGTAAAAAAAGTAGCATTCAATGGGCGGGGTGGTTGCTGCATCAATCCGGCTCCGGCGGGTTCCTGTTCGAAGGCAATGGAACAGGTTGGACCCATAATGAGTTCCAGGATGATGACATGAATTGGGTTAAGTAGATTGATATACTGCCAGTTGGCGATTAAGGGAAGCGTTACGGTCAGGATGATGGGAATATGAATGGCAACGATATAGGCGATTGCATTTTTCAGGTTTTGATCAATGCGCCGACCCAGAGCAATCGCATCGACCATGCTACCCAGGTCGTCGTTGGTCAGAATGAGGGAGGCCGCCTGGCGGGCAAGTTCAGTACCACGTTGGCCCATAGCCACGCCAATATGGGCTGCTTTTAGGGCGGGGCCATCATTCACTCCGTCGCCGGTCATGGCAACCACCTGTTTGTTGGCCTTTAACGCTTCGACCACCCGCAGTTTAGCCTGAGGCAGCATACGGGCAAATACATTTATCTGGTCAACTTTTTTGCGAAGTTCACGATCCGACAGGGCCATTACCTGTTCGCCCGTCAGCCAGGCTATTCCTTCGTCCAGACCGACCTGCCGGGCAATGGCGAGGGCAGTTTCGGGAGCATCGCCGGTGATGAGCTTGACGATGATACCGGCCTGTTTGAACTGGTCAATGACCCAACCAGCGTTGGGTTTGGGCGGATTCTCGAACGCGATCAGCCCTTTAAATGTCCACGGGAAATCGTCCTGATTGGCCGGATAGGCAGCCTCTGACCAATGGCTACCCACAACACCCAGTACGCGATAGCCTTTGGCCGATAGCAGACGAGCCGTTTCCAAAATGGTGTTGGCTTCGGAAGGGGGTAGCCGACAACTCTGAACGATTCGTTCGACAGCTCCTTTTCCGGCTACCTGAGCGTTCCCCGTGGCTGGGTCATACACATGCGTCATCATGGGAGGAGTGCCCGATAGCGGATACTCATGTACCATGGGTCGTTGAACCGGATCGCTTGGGGAGCTATGCGCTACATAAGCCGTTAGAATCGCTTTTTCCATTGGGTCGAACGGTTCCGATTCGCTGGCCCATCGGGCATACGACAACACCTCCCAGGCTTCCATTGGCAGGTGGGGCTTGTTGTCAGCAGCGATAAGGGTCGTTTCGCCGTTCGCGTAAATATGGGTTAGGAGCATCCCTTCCTGCGTAATCGTTCCGGTTTTGTCGACGCAGATGACCGACGCAGATCCCAGACTTTCAACGGTCTGCGGTTGTTTGGTCAGCACACCGAACCGGGCCATTCGAGCCGCTCCTAACGCCATAAAACTGCTGAAGGCTACGGGGATTTCTTCGGGCAGGATGGTCATGGCCATGGTTAGGCCAAACAGTAGTGATGTGACCCAATCGCCAGAACGGGCGAAGTTGATGCTACAAACCAGCAAAAAGGCCCCAAGTCCTGCGAAGGCCATGCGGTTTACGAAGTGGTGAATCTGCTGTTGTAGTGGTGTTTTTTCGGCAACTATCGTTTGGAGCGAACGCCCCAGCTGACCGAGTTCGGTCTGTTGGCCAACCGCCGTAATCCAGATAAATATCCGACCGGACGTGAGCACCGTACCACTGTATAAACGAGTGCCTTCTTCAATTTTCGCTACCGGAACCGACTCGCCTGTAAGCATAGACTCATCGACTGTGCAATCATTGGCCTGTAGGAGCCGCCCGTCGGCCGGAACAGTTTGCCCTTCGGTCAGCAGCACCACATCACCAACCAC
This window of the Spirosoma aerolatum genome carries:
- a CDS encoding cation-translocating P-type ATPase gives rise to the protein MPSPTLGPMPSLAGLTTDEVNVSRSRNGANALPEPENRWQLLIDIVTEPMFGLLAGACTLYGFLGEWQEGIVLGIAMLVVAGLSVFESIRSDKALQALRQLTQPTVQVMRDGQLTDLPTTELVVGDVVLLTEGQTVPADGRLLQANDCTVDESMLTGESVPVAKIEEGTRLYSGTVLTSGRIFIWITAVGQQTELGQLGRSLQTIVAEKTPLQQQIHHFVNRMAFAGLGAFLLVCSINFARSGDWVTSLLFGLTMAMTILPEEIPVAFSSFMALGAARMARFGVLTKQPQTVESLGSASVICVDKTGTITQEGMLLTHIYANGETTLIAADNKPHLPMEAWEVLSYARWASESEPFDPMEKAILTAYVAHSSPSDPVQRPMVHEYPLSGTPPMMTHVYDPATGNAQVAGKGAVERIVQSCRLPPSEANTILETARLLSAKGYRVLGVVGSHWSEAAYPANQDDFPWTFKGLIAFENPPKPNAGWVIDQFKQAGIIVKLITGDAPETALAIARQVGLDEGIAWLTGEQVMALSDRELRKKVDQINVFARMLPQAKLRVVEALKANKQVVAMTGDGVNDGPALKAAHIGVAMGQRGTELARQAASLILTNDDLGSMVDAIALGRRIDQNLKNAIAYIVAIHIPIILTVTLPLIANWQYINLLNPIHVIILELIMGPTCSIAFEQEPAGAGLMQQPPRPLNATFFTSQELTLSLIQGLAITLTTLGIYYVTMQLGYSANLVRTLTFTNLVMSNIWLTFIRRSNQEPLIRSVQRPNPVLWTVVGVTALMLAAAQGIPGIRDLMQFTPLTVAQWGQCCLLSLAGTVWVEGYNAWQRPSKGLGL
- a CDS encoding sensor histidine kinase, coding for MFKGIDATALMNILFEQENDFLGVYDFQQNHYIRINRAGVQMLGYPSEELLLGQPQLSFRSHPLSSDEWTDLVGRLKLKGHVDEETEIRRYTGDTFWGRITLKLFSGDQMMLVRIANLDRLHRTERELDHSVRRYEAVFTKATIGIIVANEQGQIVSANHMANQLFGYADDDLMGVSIEQLVPRSVSQYHEKLRHSFNSNPQSRPMGHNRDLYAQRQNGTLFPVEISLGYFRLDNTLYAVAYIVDITFKKEAERQLLEQKANVERLNTELEQKVADRTQALMDTLEQLEQSKDELAQALKTERELGELKSRFVSMASHEFRTPLTAVLNSTSLIEKYPNADQQDKRQKHLQRIRASVKHLNDILEEFLSVGRLEEGKITAHPAQVDLVLLVEEVVHDMSSLLKAGQTVDIAIQSPSSIWLDPSLLRKIMVNLLSNAIKYSGEGTLIQIEGHCANQQITVAVIDQGIGISPDDQQHLFEQFFRAKNATNVSGTGLGLHIVARYVELMQGTIHLQSELNKGTTITFSLPYENHPLD
- a CDS encoding thioredoxin family protein; the protein is MNTGRPKRLVPSVTLPVLLTFIPTDDKPYSAVQEMVSELQYQLEGKIRVLKIEAAAHPAIVRSFGLQRLPAFILLLQGTELWRQEGMPNTSLLDLLPRNLLQA